Proteins encoded by one window of Bacillus sp. DTU_2020_1000418_1_SI_GHA_SEK_038:
- a CDS encoding sulfurtransferase, with product MKLTVEKEWLKERLSDGDIRIADCRYNLGSSEEGFELYVKDHIPGAVYFHLGKDLSGPVSSHGGRHPLPEIEQFKQTLQNAGIHNRTTIIAYDGGQGSFAARLLWLLHYVGHKNVFVLNGGYKAWTEAGYPVDRAIPEFPKTDFEINMDEDIFASYEEVKKAVDGMKQETVIIDSRESQRYLGLVEPIDKKAGHIPGAINKVWLDGYENGSFKSGEEQAMRFSEIDKDKQIIVYCGSGVTATPNYMALKAAGYQHVKLYAGSFSDWISYDENVIETGK from the coding sequence ATGAAATTGACCGTTGAAAAGGAATGGCTGAAAGAGCGATTAAGTGATGGAGATATTCGAATAGCTGATTGCCGATATAATTTGGGCTCTTCAGAAGAAGGATTTGAATTATATGTTAAGGATCATATTCCAGGAGCTGTTTATTTTCATCTTGGAAAAGATTTATCAGGACCCGTTTCTTCTCATGGCGGCAGACATCCGTTACCCGAAATCGAGCAATTTAAGCAGACGCTTCAAAATGCCGGCATTCATAATAGAACAACTATCATAGCATATGACGGCGGCCAAGGATCATTCGCGGCCCGGCTCTTGTGGCTATTACATTATGTAGGCCATAAGAATGTGTTTGTATTAAATGGCGGATATAAAGCCTGGACAGAAGCCGGGTATCCAGTAGATCGTGCAATTCCTGAATTTCCAAAAACAGATTTTGAGATAAATATGGATGAAGACATTTTTGCTTCTTATGAAGAAGTTAAAAAAGCGGTTGATGGGATGAAACAAGAAACGGTCATTATTGATTCTAGAGAAAGTCAGAGATATTTAGGACTAGTAGAGCCAATTGATAAAAAAGCTGGCCATATCCCAGGCGCGATTAATAAAGTTTGGTTAGATGGCTATGAAAATGGCTCTTTCAAAAGTGGCGAAGAACAGGCAATGAGATTTTCTGAAATTGATAAAGATAAACAAATTATTGTTTATTGCGGTTCAGGAGTCACCGCCACTCCAAATTATATGGCACTAAAAGCTGCAGGGTACCAACATGTTAAACTATATGCCGGAAGCTTTAGTGATTGGATTTCGTATGATGAAAATGTAATAGAAACGGGAAAATAA
- a CDS encoding isoprenylcysteine carboxyl methyltransferase family protein has protein sequence MVFTIFIAVIIIQRIAELSIAKKNERFMKSQGALEFGQLHYPFIVAVHSLFFVSYIMEVSLFGSELSSYWPILLPLFLLTQAGRIWALKSLGPYWNTKIIVLPNARIIRKGPYRYIKHPNYVIVAAEFLIIPLMFEAYLTTALFTILNIIILAIRIPAEENALKKLTAYEQAFSQRSSLSKI, from the coding sequence ATGGTTTTTACTATTTTTATTGCCGTAATCATAATACAGAGAATAGCAGAATTATCTATTGCAAAGAAAAACGAACGTTTCATGAAAAGCCAAGGAGCCCTGGAGTTTGGACAATTACATTACCCGTTCATTGTAGCAGTACATAGTTTGTTTTTTGTATCCTATATAATGGAGGTAAGCTTGTTTGGCAGTGAACTTTCCTCCTATTGGCCAATCCTGCTCCCACTATTTTTGCTTACACAAGCAGGGAGAATTTGGGCACTTAAATCTCTTGGCCCATATTGGAATACAAAAATTATTGTTTTGCCTAATGCGAGGATCATTAGAAAGGGACCGTACCGTTACATCAAACATCCAAATTATGTAATTGTTGCTGCTGAATTTCTCATTATTCCACTTATGTTTGAAGCCTATTTAACAACGGCGCTCTTTACCATTCTGAATATCATCATTTTGGCGATTAGAATTCCCGCTGAAGAGAATGCATTAAAGAAATTAACGGCATACGAACAAGCTTTTTCACAGAGATCAAGCCTCTCAAAAATTTGA
- a CDS encoding xanthine phosphoribosyltransferase: MELLKNKIKEEGIVLSENVLKVDSFLNHQIDPQLMYEIGKEFANRFRNEGITKILTLESSGIAPSVMAGLQLNVPVIFARKRKSLTLINELYTSTVYSFTKQESNEISISTKYLEADDRVLIIDDFLANGQAALGLIDMVKQANAKIAGIGIVIEKGFQDGGNNLRKDGYRVESLAIVSSLGNGEVTFTQE; this comes from the coding sequence TTGGAATTATTAAAGAATAAAATAAAAGAAGAGGGAATTGTGCTGTCAGAAAATGTTTTAAAGGTAGATTCTTTTCTCAATCACCAGATTGATCCTCAGTTAATGTATGAAATCGGAAAAGAATTCGCCAACCGTTTCCGTAATGAAGGAATCACTAAAATATTAACGCTCGAATCTTCTGGTATCGCGCCATCAGTCATGGCAGGTTTACAGCTTAACGTACCTGTTATCTTTGCTAGAAAACGTAAATCATTAACTTTAATAAATGAATTATATACTTCCACTGTTTATTCATTTACAAAGCAGGAATCGAATGAAATTTCTATATCAACAAAATATTTAGAAGCAGATGACCGAGTACTCATTATTGATGATTTCCTGGCAAATGGTCAAGCAGCTCTTGGACTTATTGATATGGTTAAGCAAGCAAATGCTAAAATTGCCGGAATTGGAATTGTCATTGAAAAAGGTTTCCAGGATGGAGGCAATAACCTTCGAAAAGATGGATATCGCGTAGAATCACTAGCAATAGTAAGCTCCTTGGGAAATGGAGAGGTAACTTTTACACAGGAATAA
- a CDS encoding type III polyketide synthase, translating to MPSIVSVAEAIPPYTLKQEEVMDFARDLFSETFSDIERLLRAFHNGQIEKRHFVKELKWYKKENTFGERNEAYIECAVELGTAAIENCLKSGYFLSRELSYDEIDAIFFISSTGISTPSIEARIMNRLTFQPHTKRIPIWGLGCAGGASGLSRAYEYCLAFPKAKVIVLAIELCSLTFQMNDRSKSNLIGTSLFADGVACALVAGDEAGRNTFQKLESVPAILRTQSTFMQDSLDVMGWEVKSKGLYVVFSKDIPSIIENWLKPVALNFLVEERMKIDEITHFIAHPGGKKVIDAYIQSIGFEPEMTRISLDVLKEYGNMSSATILYVLKRFMEIGKKGEYGLATALGPGFCSEMLLLRWEN from the coding sequence ATGCCATCTATTGTCTCTGTTGCAGAAGCGATACCCCCTTATACTCTCAAACAGGAAGAGGTTATGGATTTTGCAAGAGATCTATTTTCCGAAACCTTTTCTGATATTGAACGGTTATTAAGAGCTTTTCATAATGGTCAAATTGAAAAACGGCATTTTGTGAAAGAGCTGAAATGGTATAAAAAGGAAAATACATTTGGAGAAAGAAATGAAGCATACATAGAATGCGCAGTAGAACTAGGTACAGCAGCAATTGAAAATTGTTTAAAGAGTGGGTATTTCCTCAGCAGGGAATTATCATACGATGAAATTGACGCAATTTTTTTCATCTCGAGCACTGGGATCTCTACACCAAGTATTGAAGCAAGAATCATGAACAGGCTCACCTTTCAACCACATACGAAGAGAATTCCGATATGGGGATTAGGCTGTGCCGGTGGGGCTTCGGGATTGTCAAGGGCGTATGAATATTGCCTAGCTTTCCCAAAGGCAAAGGTTATCGTGCTGGCAATTGAATTATGCAGTCTGACCTTTCAAATGAATGATCGTTCAAAAAGCAACTTAATTGGTACTTCGCTTTTTGCCGATGGTGTTGCATGTGCACTCGTTGCGGGGGACGAGGCGGGTAGAAACACCTTCCAGAAGCTTGAATCAGTACCTGCCATTCTTCGTACGCAATCAACGTTCATGCAGGATTCATTAGATGTGATGGGCTGGGAGGTAAAGAGTAAAGGTCTTTATGTCGTATTTTCTAAAGACATACCCTCGATAATAGAAAACTGGCTCAAGCCTGTTGCTTTAAACTTTTTGGTGGAAGAACGAATGAAAATAGATGAAATTACTCATTTCATTGCACATCCCGGAGGAAAAAAAGTGATTGATGCTTACATCCAATCAATCGGTTTTGAACCAGAAATGACAAGGATTTCGCTCGATGTTCTTAAAGAATACGGAAATATGTCTTCAGCGACTATCTTATATGTATTAAAAAGGTTTATGGAAATTGGGAAGAAGGGTGAATACGGTCTTGCAACTGCTTTAGGGCCAGGATTTTGTTCGGAAATGCTGCTGCTGAGATGGGAGAATTAG
- a CDS encoding reverse transcriptase-like protein, whose translation MKYKLEWTYKIKGNEGVIFHSDWLDGEAALIVGEDIEKSGKGRDVLYHDEMGTSWNTKEMRKLLTEIEEDPHDLTVYFDGGFNKAVYQAGLGAVIYYKQGKKKYRIRANELFHEIENNNEAEYAALYFTLNLLEEMGVHHMICEFKGDSQGVLMQLKGDWPCYEDNLNRWLDRIEEKMKKLSIEARYSPIPRTENKEADKLATQALEGKIIHSKMQVI comes from the coding sequence GTGAAATATAAATTGGAATGGACTTATAAAATAAAAGGGAATGAAGGAGTGATCTTTCACTCTGATTGGTTAGATGGTGAAGCGGCATTAATAGTGGGAGAGGATATTGAAAAGAGCGGAAAAGGAAGAGATGTCCTCTATCATGATGAAATGGGGACATCATGGAATACGAAAGAAATGCGGAAGCTCCTGACCGAAATTGAGGAGGATCCACACGATTTAACTGTTTATTTCGATGGAGGGTTTAATAAAGCTGTTTATCAGGCTGGGCTTGGTGCTGTCATTTATTATAAGCAAGGAAAGAAGAAGTATCGTATTCGTGCAAATGAACTTTTTCATGAAATAGAAAATAATAATGAAGCTGAATATGCTGCCTTGTATTTTACTTTAAACTTGCTCGAGGAAATGGGTGTGCACCATATGATCTGTGAATTTAAAGGGGATTCCCAGGGGGTATTAATGCAGCTTAAAGGAGACTGGCCATGTTATGAAGATAATTTAAATCGTTGGCTTGATCGAATTGAAGAAAAAATGAAGAAGCTTTCCATTGAAGCAAGATACTCTCCAATTCCGAGAACAGAAAATAAAGAAGCAGATAAGCTTGCAACCCAAGCACTTGAAGGGAAAATAATTCATAGTAAAATGCAAGTCATATAG
- a CDS encoding DUF6123 family protein — MKTVEEYLSFLQSKGFQFQEDAVGFIYFGKHYTNATDELTNTAIELTLKAQKSFDGSFYVSLLEMLISNKISTRVEAIQFVKDKEIISI, encoded by the coding sequence TTGAAGACAGTGGAAGAATATTTGAGTTTTTTACAAAGTAAAGGCTTTCAGTTTCAAGAGGATGCGGTTGGCTTTATTTATTTTGGGAAGCATTACACGAATGCAACAGATGAACTGACAAACACAGCAATAGAACTAACCTTAAAGGCACAAAAATCATTTGACGGCAGCTTTTATGTATCATTGCTGGAAATGCTCATATCCAATAAGATTAGTACCCGCGTTGAGGCAATCCAGTTTGTAAAGGATAAAGAAATTATCTCAATCTAA
- a CDS encoding 5'-3' exonuclease H3TH domain-containing protein encodes MLVDGMALLFRAYFATAVHGQFMVNSKGVPTNGVYGFIKHFLTAVSKFNPSHVAVCWDMGSKTFRTEMYDGYKANRPEAPIELIPQFDLVKEVVEAFDVPNIGLKGYEADDCIGTIASQVKKDALVSILTGDQDILQLLDEQISVVLLQKGYGNYLIHTKDTFYEEKGIQPRQMIDLKAFMGDSSDNYPGVKGIGEKTALKLLQQFGHIEGVLENLDQLTKAQRTKIEQDLEMLHLSRQLAEIKCDVPVECALDEAMFRLNRDKVINKFDEIEFRGLDRLLDIKEYA; translated from the coding sequence ATGCTTGTCGATGGAATGGCATTATTATTTAGAGCCTATTTTGCTACTGCAGTGCACGGGCAATTTATGGTGAATTCCAAAGGTGTGCCAACGAATGGAGTATATGGATTTATTAAACATTTTTTAACGGCTGTGTCAAAATTCAATCCTTCACATGTCGCTGTTTGCTGGGATATGGGAAGTAAAACATTTCGAACAGAAATGTATGACGGGTATAAAGCAAATCGACCGGAAGCACCTATTGAACTAATTCCACAATTTGATCTTGTAAAGGAAGTTGTTGAAGCATTCGATGTACCTAATATTGGGTTGAAAGGCTATGAAGCAGACGATTGTATTGGAACGATTGCTAGTCAAGTAAAAAAGGATGCCTTAGTAAGCATTCTAACAGGTGACCAGGATATTTTGCAGCTTTTGGATGAACAGATATCCGTAGTGTTATTGCAAAAAGGGTATGGCAATTATTTAATTCATACGAAAGATACATTTTATGAAGAAAAAGGCATTCAACCAAGGCAAATGATCGACTTAAAAGCATTTATGGGCGATTCAAGTGATAATTATCCTGGGGTAAAAGGCATTGGCGAGAAAACAGCCTTAAAGCTATTACAGCAATTTGGACATATTGAAGGCGTACTTGAAAACTTGGATCAATTAACTAAAGCACAAAGGACTAAAATTGAACAAGATCTTGAAATGCTTCATTTAAGCAGACAGCTTGCTGAAATTAAATGTGATGTTCCAGTTGAGTGTGCATTAGACGAAGCAATGTTCCGCCTAAATCGAGACAAAGTGATAAATAAGTTTGATGAAATTGAATTTCGTGGGCTTGATCGACTTCTTGATATTAAAGAATATGCTTAA
- the sspL gene encoding small, acid-soluble spore protein L, whose product MGKRERNRGKLASGVNPQGYGQDITEDPKSKLENAAKKKNTK is encoded by the coding sequence TTGGGAAAAAGAGAGAGAAACAGAGGAAAGCTTGCTTCTGGCGTAAATCCACAAGGCTATGGACAGGATATTACCGAGGATCCGAAAAGCAAGTTAGAGAATGCTGCAAAGAAGAAGAATACGAAATAA
- the cspD gene encoding cold-shock protein CspD, with protein MQNGKVKWFNNEKGFGFIEVEGGDDVFVHFTAITGDGFKSLEEGQEVSFEIVEGNRGPQAANVVKL; from the coding sequence ATGCAAAATGGTAAAGTAAAATGGTTCAACAATGAAAAAGGATTCGGTTTTATTGAAGTAGAAGGCGGAGACGATGTATTCGTACACTTCACAGCTATTACAGGTGACGGATTCAAATCTTTAGAAGAAGGCCAAGAAGTTTCTTTCGAAATCGTTGAAGGAAACCGCGGACCTCAAGCTGCAAACGTTGTAAAACTATAA
- a CDS encoding dynamin family protein, giving the protein MVRTVPQLETVDLINRITALYDFFNENQDIQTAERAKDLAFKLDKQEYSIAFCGHFSAGKSSMINKIIGENLLPSSPIPTSANLVKIKSGEDYAKVIFKEERPRLYPAPYDYNQVKSYCKDGDQIHSIEISYSDTSLPKNAVIMDTPGIDSTDDAHRIATESALHLADLVFYVMDYNHVQSELNFLFTKELAAAGKQVYLIINQIDKHRDEELSFDQFKQSVKDSFASWGVTPERIFYTSLKNEDHKENEFLALQKFIADKIANSEWLLPESVYHSLKKLSSEHLIYLEEKSWAEIEKYEKRLEELPLGEREALSEKVTEIEEKLKAGRTFLKTTEINFINKVDDVLDNAYLMPFQTRELAENYIESCQSGFKVGLFFSRQKTEQERANRLELFFQDLSEKVKSQIDWHIKELMINELKQLEVHDSDLLGKAQNYSVDFNKDLLGNTVKEGALLSGDYVLQYTNDLAESIKKLAKNSLADFKELLLNTLSLKTQKEQSLIDSEWKLYKGYKDDLQMLTEIKESLRSAKVNMNDLLEGKFSQEKYEEMTKKLLSLPTEEVEIIHQTNETVIDLKEASNVLHEIDNDLQEASDRVEEKAVNALVEKLYFTANSIQDVPGFKNMTSELLQKAERLKDKQFTVALFGAFSAGKSSFANALIGHKLLPVSPNPTTAAINKIMPVNDQFDHGTVLVKVKSAEILFDDVKRSLKVFSQSAADFDDAIAKIRKVMSSITDFDANEKTHFAFLNAFLRGFDAFREILGTTVRTDLEEFKGYVAIEEKSCFVDMIEVYYDCELTRKGITLVDTPGADSINARHTGVAFDYIKNSDAILFVTYYNHAFSKADREFLIQLGRVKDSFELDKMFFVVNAIDLANNEEEKESVLQYVGEQLVQYGIRRPNLFGLSSLEALTEKLENREEKHSKIDRFEASFYAFITNELMQISITSAQLGWNRVMEQLRSFIQSSYTNKELKAQRRIQLEDELSTILNLFKNQDAAIFTQRLEQEADELVFYIKQRVFLRFGDFIKEAFNPAALKDDGRNLKKALQAALEDFLQSFGFDFAQELRATTLRLEAYIGKLCKQAQDMQGQKVAEINKELRFSQYETRKMEGIEFDTAFISENRAQFSKALAHFKNPKSFFEKNERKNLSDELEQLINPLSEHYLQTEGERLKKHYAALLIEEYSHMLTILAEQANEYYEGLLAVLRDDFPIEELEKTEQEITHFSLES; this is encoded by the coding sequence ATGGTTCGAACGGTACCTCAACTAGAGACTGTTGATTTAATTAATAGGATAACGGCTTTATACGATTTTTTTAATGAAAATCAAGATATCCAAACAGCAGAAAGGGCTAAGGATTTAGCATTTAAGCTAGATAAACAAGAATATTCAATTGCCTTTTGCGGACACTTTTCTGCTGGGAAATCAAGCATGATCAATAAGATTATTGGTGAAAACTTATTGCCATCCAGTCCGATTCCAACAAGCGCTAATTTAGTGAAAATTAAATCTGGTGAAGACTATGCAAAGGTTATTTTCAAAGAGGAGCGCCCTAGATTATATCCAGCTCCCTATGATTATAATCAAGTAAAATCCTATTGTAAGGATGGAGATCAAATCCATTCAATAGAAATAAGCTACTCTGATACGAGCCTGCCGAAAAATGCAGTAATTATGGATACGCCTGGTATCGATTCAACGGATGATGCTCACCGAATTGCTACAGAGTCAGCCTTGCATCTCGCAGACCTTGTGTTTTATGTCATGGATTATAATCATGTCCAGTCAGAGCTGAACTTCTTATTCACAAAGGAACTGGCTGCTGCAGGTAAGCAGGTTTATTTAATTATTAATCAAATTGATAAGCATCGCGATGAAGAACTGAGTTTCGATCAATTTAAACAAAGTGTGAAAGATTCCTTTGCCTCTTGGGGGGTAACGCCAGAAAGAATATTTTACACTTCGCTAAAAAATGAAGACCACAAGGAAAATGAATTTCTAGCTTTACAAAAATTTATTGCTGATAAAATTGCCAATAGCGAATGGCTGCTTCCAGAGTCTGTTTATCATTCCTTGAAGAAGCTTTCAAGTGAACATTTGATTTATTTAGAAGAAAAAAGCTGGGCTGAAATTGAGAAATATGAGAAAAGATTAGAAGAACTGCCTTTAGGTGAAAGAGAAGCACTGTCTGAAAAGGTTACTGAAATAGAGGAAAAGCTTAAGGCGGGCCGAACTTTTCTAAAAACAACCGAAATTAACTTCATCAATAAAGTTGACGATGTTCTGGATAATGCTTACTTAATGCCCTTCCAAACGAGAGAGCTTGCAGAAAACTATATCGAGTCATGCCAGTCTGGCTTTAAGGTAGGACTCTTCTTCTCACGGCAGAAAACAGAACAGGAAAGAGCGAATCGTCTTGAGCTTTTTTTCCAAGACCTTTCTGAAAAAGTAAAGTCGCAAATTGACTGGCATATTAAGGAATTAATGATTAATGAACTAAAGCAGCTTGAGGTCCATGATTCCGATCTATTAGGGAAAGCACAGAACTATTCTGTTGACTTTAACAAGGATCTGCTGGGAAACACAGTGAAGGAAGGTGCACTCCTTTCTGGCGACTATGTTCTCCAATATACGAATGATCTAGCAGAATCGATTAAGAAATTGGCTAAAAATAGTTTGGCAGATTTTAAAGAATTGCTCTTAAATACTTTATCTTTAAAAACTCAGAAAGAGCAGAGCCTTATTGACAGTGAATGGAAACTGTACAAGGGATATAAAGATGACTTACAAATGCTAACTGAAATAAAGGAAAGCCTTCGCTCTGCGAAAGTCAACATGAATGATTTATTAGAAGGGAAGTTTTCTCAGGAAAAATATGAGGAAATGACAAAAAAACTACTTTCCCTGCCAACTGAGGAAGTTGAAATAATTCATCAAACAAATGAAACTGTGATTGATTTAAAAGAAGCAAGTAATGTATTACATGAAATAGACAACGACCTTCAAGAAGCAAGCGATAGAGTAGAAGAAAAAGCAGTAAATGCTTTAGTTGAAAAATTATATTTTACGGCTAATAGCATTCAAGACGTTCCTGGATTCAAAAATATGACTTCGGAATTGCTTCAAAAAGCAGAGCGTCTAAAAGATAAGCAATTTACAGTAGCACTTTTTGGTGCATTTAGTGCGGGGAAATCTTCATTTGCCAACGCATTAATAGGCCATAAGCTTCTTCCAGTATCGCCAAACCCGACAACTGCCGCTATTAATAAAATTATGCCGGTAAATGATCAGTTTGATCATGGAACGGTTTTAGTAAAGGTAAAGTCGGCAGAAATCTTATTTGACGATGTAAAAAGGTCATTAAAGGTTTTTAGTCAATCAGCTGCAGATTTCGATGATGCAATCGCGAAGATTAGAAAAGTAATGAGCAGCATCACAGATTTTGATGCCAATGAAAAGACCCACTTTGCCTTCCTTAATGCTTTTTTACGTGGATTTGATGCGTTTAGGGAAATACTCGGGACAACCGTTAGAACAGATCTAGAAGAATTTAAAGGCTATGTGGCTATAGAAGAAAAATCCTGTTTTGTTGACATGATTGAAGTGTACTATGATTGTGAGCTGACACGAAAGGGGATCACGCTTGTAGATACCCCTGGAGCCGATTCTATTAATGCGCGTCATACAGGTGTAGCCTTTGATTATATCAAGAATTCAGATGCAATCCTTTTTGTCACTTATTATAATCATGCCTTCTCAAAAGCAGACCGTGAATTCCTTATTCAATTGGGGCGTGTTAAGGATTCTTTTGAACTTGATAAAATGTTTTTTGTGGTTAATGCGATTGATCTTGCCAATAATGAAGAAGAAAAGGAATCCGTATTACAATATGTGGGCGAGCAGCTTGTCCAATATGGGATCCGCCGCCCTAATCTATTCGGTCTTTCTAGTCTTGAGGCTCTAACTGAAAAGCTAGAAAACAGGGAGGAAAAACATTCGAAAATTGATAGGTTTGAGGCAAGCTTTTATGCTTTTATAACAAATGAGCTTATGCAAATTTCGATTACTTCTGCCCAATTGGGCTGGAATCGTGTAATGGAGCAGCTTCGCTCCTTTATTCAGTCATCATACACGAATAAGGAATTAAAGGCTCAAAGACGTATCCAGCTCGAAGATGAATTAAGCACCATTCTTAACCTGTTCAAAAATCAGGATGCAGCGATTTTTACCCAAAGGCTAGAGCAAGAGGCTGATGAGCTTGTTTTTTATATTAAGCAAAGGGTGTTTCTGCGCTTTGGTGATTTCATTAAGGAGGCCTTTAACCCAGCTGCTCTTAAGGATGATGGCCGTAATTTAAAGAAAGCCCTGCAAGCTGCCCTTGAAGATTTCCTGCAAAGCTTTGGATTTGATTTTGCTCAGGAATTAAGAGCAACTACTTTAAGATTAGAAGCTTATATCGGTAAATTATGTAAGCAGGCTCAAGATATGCAGGGTCAAAAGGTTGCAGAGATTAATAAGGAATTAAGATTTAGCCAATATGAAACGAGAAAAATGGAAGGAATTGAGTTTGACACAGCTTTTATCAGTGAGAATCGAGCTCAGTTTTCAAAGGCATTAGCCCATTTCAAAAATCCAAAGTCATTTTTCGAAAAGAATGAAAGAAAGAATTTAAGCGATGAACTAGAGCAGCTAATAAATCCGCTATCTGAACATTATTTACAGACTGAAGGTGAAAGGCTGAAAAAACATTATGCTGCACTTCTGATCGAAGAATATTCACATATGCTTACGATTCTAGCTGAACAGGCGAATGAATATTATGAGGGGCTTTTGGCAGTTCTAAGAGATGACTTCCCAATTGAAGAGCTGGAGAAAACTGAGCAAGAAATTACTCACTTCTCACTTGAATCATAA
- a CDS encoding chemotaxis protein CheX, with the protein MSITKSVTDILNGTIEAVKAVVPLEIVVEKPALFTQPFTQHSIGVLIGMTGDARGRIIIDGDELVFGRIGEAMFGMVLEGEMLESFAGELGNMIAGSISTFASQRGIEMDITPPTVLVGQTKVYGFTKAFRLPVTIPDAGSLMIVLMVEIG; encoded by the coding sequence ATGTCGATCACAAAAAGTGTAACAGATATTTTAAATGGAACAATAGAGGCTGTTAAAGCAGTTGTTCCATTAGAGATTGTTGTAGAAAAGCCAGCTCTATTTACCCAGCCCTTCACTCAGCATTCCATTGGCGTCTTAATTGGAATGACAGGTGATGCAAGAGGCCGAATTATCATTGATGGCGATGAATTGGTCTTTGGCAGGATAGGCGAAGCCATGTTTGGGATGGTGCTTGAAGGTGAAATGCTAGAATCCTTTGCTGGTGAGCTCGGTAATATGATCGCAGGAAGTATTTCAACCTTTGCCTCCCAAAGAGGAATTGAAATGGATATTACTCCCCCAACTGTTTTGGTCGGTCAAACAAAGGTTTATGGTTTCACTAAAGCCTTTCGCCTGCCAGTAACCATTCCAGATGCAGGAAGCCTGATGATTGTCTTAATGGTGGAAATCGGATAA
- a CDS encoding zinc-finger domain-containing protein, translating to MKRKQIFDEVEELMITYCQGCLLHKHHKDEKGRRYAHRFCITKCTVGEQIKLTGSKLIKS from the coding sequence TTGAAAAGAAAGCAAATATTTGACGAGGTAGAAGAGTTAATGATTACCTATTGTCAAGGTTGTTTACTGCATAAACATCATAAAGATGAAAAAGGTCGAAGATATGCCCACAGATTCTGCATAACAAAATGTACTGTAGGGGAACAAATAAAGCTTACCGGGAGCAAGCTTATTAAATCTTAG
- a CDS encoding reverse transcriptase-like protein: MIEVYIDGASAGNPGLSGAGIFIKGNGVVERYSIPLGHMENHEAEYHALIKALEICIEKGYRVVSFRTDSQAVNRAIEKEYAKKGYALLLETALHLSRQLDLFFMKWVPSSENKAADELARAAIRKNK; the protein is encoded by the coding sequence TTGATTGAAGTATATATTGATGGGGCGAGTGCCGGTAATCCCGGTCTTAGCGGTGCAGGAATTTTCATAAAAGGAAATGGCGTCGTTGAAAGATATTCCATCCCTCTTGGTCATATGGAAAATCATGAAGCAGAATATCATGCATTAATTAAAGCGCTAGAGATCTGTATTGAAAAAGGCTATAGAGTAGTTTCTTTCCGAACTGACTCCCAAGCTGTTAATCGGGCCATTGAAAAAGAGTACGCCAAAAAGGGGTATGCCTTATTACTTGAAACGGCTCTGCATTTAAGCAGGCAGCTGGATCTATTTTTCATGAAATGGGTCCCTAGTTCAGAAAACAAGGCAGCAGATGAATTAGCAAGAGCAGCTATCCGAAAAAATAAATAA
- a CDS encoding divergent PAP2 family protein produces MNKGVYIALLSIGLAQALKIPIHFFRKKEFRPELFFHTGGMPSSHSAGVSSLTTFIALKRGIPTIDFALSLIYGLIVMYDAQGIRRQTGELTLKVNSMGELIEKIHKEESVAFEQEKTPKKLKEMLGHQPAEVIGGALLGVATGAIGYLLTKKGR; encoded by the coding sequence ATGAATAAAGGTGTTTATATTGCTTTATTAAGTATAGGGTTGGCTCAAGCTTTGAAAATCCCGATTCACTTTTTCAGGAAAAAGGAATTTCGGCCAGAATTATTTTTTCACACAGGTGGAATGCCGAGTTCACACTCTGCTGGAGTATCATCCTTAACCACATTTATAGCCTTAAAAAGAGGAATACCGACCATTGATTTCGCCCTCTCGCTAATTTATGGGCTAATAGTTATGTATGATGCACAAGGGATTCGAAGACAAACAGGAGAATTAACATTAAAAGTAAATAGCATGGGTGAATTAATCGAGAAAATTCACAAAGAAGAGTCTGTCGCATTTGAACAAGAAAAGACACCTAAGAAATTAAAGGAGATGCTTGGTCATCAGCCGGCGGAAGTAATCGGAGGTGCCTTGCTAGGGGTCGCGACAGGAGCGATTGGGTATTTACTCACAAAAAAAGGTAGATAA